One genomic window of Monodelphis domestica isolate mMonDom1 chromosome 1, mMonDom1.pri, whole genome shotgun sequence includes the following:
- the LOC100022311 gene encoding probable N-acetyltransferase CML1 — protein sequence MAPYHIRKYQDQDRETVIDIFTKGILYHVPASFFHLLKQPRSFLLLFGVSGAMFLGSGSCILSLLAFLGLLIILWWIVRYPYSDYVDHALHTDMRDIRKSYLSDKGSCFWVAELEGRVVGIVCARPVEEALGQKQLELLHLSVGQEHRGQGIAKSLTQTVLQFAQDQKYDNVVLNALNFNYAAQRVYESVGFWKTHEAYDSLKWKMIAIPFFFYEYTVPSSL from the coding sequence ATGGCTCCCTATCATATCCGGAAATATCAAGACCAAGACAGGGAGACAGTGATAGACATATTCACTAAGGGAATACTGTATCATGTTCCTGCGTCCTTCTTTCATTTGCTGAAGCAGCCAAGAAGCTTCCTGCTCCTGTTCGGGGTCTCAGGTGCCATGTTTCTTGGGTCTGGTTCTTGCATCCTGTCTCTCCTGGCCTTCTTGGGTCTCCTGATTATCCTTTGGTGGATTGTTAGATATCCCTACTCTGATTATGTGGACCATGCTTTGCACACTGACATGAGGGACATCAGGAAAAGCTATCTCAGTGACAAAGGATCCTGTTTCTGGGTGGCAGAGTTGGAGGGTCGGGTAGTGGGCATTGTGTGTGCCCGCCCTGTAGAAGAGGCTTTAGGACAAAAACAACTGGAGTTGCTGCATTTGTCAGTGGGACAGGAGCACCGGGGCCAGGGTATTGCCAAATCCCTTACCCAAACTGTCCTCCAGTTTGCACAAGATCAGAAGTATGATAATGTAGTCCTGAATGCACTTAATTTTAATTACGCAGCTCAAAGAGTGTATGAAAGTGTCGGCTTCTGGAAAACCCATGAAGCCTATGATTCCCTGAAATGGAAAATGATagctattccttttttcttctatgaatATACAGTGCCTTCTTCGCTCTAA